A window of Tautonia plasticadhaerens contains these coding sequences:
- a CDS encoding pyridoxine 5'-phosphate synthase, translating to MIRLGVNIDHVATLRQARGGREPDPAWAAALAELAGADGITVHLREDRRHIQDRDLRVLRETVRTRLNLEAAATSELVSIALNTRPDQVTFVPERRMELTTEGGLDLIGHRDRVAEAVSRCLGAGIEVSLFLDPDPVQIELASAVGALAVELHTGRYADAPEGPDRRRELQSLIDAGRLVRQAGLSLHAGHGLNLQNVPDVARIPGMLELNIGHSIISRAVFLGIERAVTEMKRAILDSVSGRPAEVGSGLPGHAPDQ from the coding sequence ATGATCCGCCTCGGCGTCAACATCGACCACGTCGCCACCCTCCGCCAGGCCCGGGGAGGCCGGGAGCCCGACCCCGCCTGGGCCGCCGCCCTCGCCGAGTTGGCCGGGGCGGACGGCATCACGGTTCATCTCCGGGAGGACCGCCGCCATATCCAGGACCGGGATCTCCGGGTCCTCCGGGAGACCGTCCGCACCCGCCTGAATTTGGAGGCGGCGGCCACCTCGGAACTCGTTTCGATTGCGCTGAATACCCGACCCGATCAGGTCACGTTCGTACCCGAACGCCGGATGGAATTGACCACAGAAGGGGGGCTCGACCTGATCGGCCACCGGGACCGGGTGGCCGAAGCCGTCTCCCGTTGCCTGGGGGCCGGCATCGAGGTCAGCCTGTTCCTCGATCCCGACCCGGTCCAGATCGAGCTGGCCTCGGCGGTCGGAGCCTTGGCCGTCGAGCTGCACACCGGCCGCTATGCCGACGCGCCCGAGGGTCCCGATCGCCGTCGAGAACTCCAGTCCCTTATCGACGCGGGCCGCCTCGTCCGCCAGGCCGGGCTCTCCCTGCACGCCGGGCATGGCCTGAACCTTCAGAACGTCCCGGACGTGGCCCGGATCCCGGGGATGCTCGAACTGAATATCGGCCACAGCATCATCTCCCGGGCCGTATTCCTCGGAATCGAGCGTGCCGTAACCGAGATGAAGCGTGCGATCCTCGACTCGGTCTCCGGCCGGCCGGCTGAAGTCGGTTCGGGCCTACCCGGTCACGCTCCGGATCAGTAA
- a CDS encoding OmpH family outer membrane protein yields MPISIRAAAIMGLGLVGTLGLAARPTVAQNADPQVQRSNAGTAGAGQAARGAAATLAPAVIAGIDMERVINEYDRYKESSETFKSEAMKKQKDLEVLLAEAKQLAEQRDQFGVGTPDYQKFSDQLADAQAKFEAQKNKISQDFTIRESNAVAEIYNDIRYIVDYIAKKKGVTFVVQVGPNNNITGENPNDVMAAVARNVVYHDPAAEITDEVITTLNAYHGRRKSQQGSAPAPAAPATGSAPAPAAGGN; encoded by the coding sequence ATGCCGATCTCGATCCGAGCGGCCGCCATCATGGGCCTCGGTCTGGTGGGGACGCTGGGCCTAGCCGCTCGCCCGACCGTCGCCCAGAACGCCGACCCCCAGGTCCAGCGATCCAATGCCGGGACCGCCGGTGCCGGCCAGGCCGCCCGGGGCGCGGCCGCCACCCTCGCCCCGGCGGTCATCGCCGGGATCGACATGGAGCGGGTCATCAACGAGTATGACCGCTACAAGGAGTCGAGCGAGACCTTCAAATCCGAGGCCATGAAGAAGCAGAAGGACCTGGAGGTCTTGCTCGCCGAGGCTAAGCAGTTGGCCGAGCAGCGGGATCAGTTCGGCGTCGGGACGCCCGACTACCAGAAGTTCAGCGACCAACTCGCCGACGCCCAGGCCAAGTTCGAGGCCCAGAAGAACAAGATCTCGCAGGATTTCACCATCCGAGAGTCGAACGCGGTGGCGGAAATCTACAACGACATCCGCTACATCGTCGACTACATCGCCAAGAAGAAGGGCGTGACGTTCGTCGTCCAGGTCGGGCCCAACAACAATATCACTGGCGAGAATCCCAACGACGTGATGGCTGCCGTCGCGAGGAACGTCGTCTACCACGACCCCGCGGCCGAAATCACCGACGAGGTCATCACCACCCTCAACGCCTACCACGGCCGCCGCAAGTCGCAGCAGGGTTCCGCCCCGGCACCCGCCGCCCCGGCGACCGGTTCCGCCCCGGCACCCGCCGCCGGCGGCAACTGA
- the dapA gene encoding 4-hydroxy-tetrahydrodipicolinate synthase, whose protein sequence is MPTQGELFNGCTVALVTPFKGDDEVDLDALGGLVDWHVEQGTHAISPVGTTGESPTLSHEEHERVIETVVQRAAGRARVMAGTGSNATSEAVRLTKFAQRAGADGALLVAPYYNRPSQEGLYAHYARISEASDLPLVLYNVPGRTARNIEPATVERLSRVARIVAIKEASGSLDQVSEIRMRTDLTILSGDDSLTLPMLAVGAGGVVSVAANLVPRQVMAMIAAFEQGDLEGARRRHLELFPLCRDLLSIAANPIPVKAAMGLLGRIDGRMRLPLCPPDEAGLMTLRSSLRRHGLLGD, encoded by the coding sequence ATGCCAACCCAGGGTGAACTGTTCAACGGTTGCACGGTCGCGCTGGTGACGCCGTTCAAGGGGGATGACGAGGTCGACCTGGATGCCCTCGGCGGACTGGTCGACTGGCACGTCGAGCAGGGGACCCACGCCATCAGCCCGGTCGGTACCACGGGCGAATCCCCGACGCTCTCACACGAGGAGCACGAGCGGGTCATCGAGACCGTCGTCCAGCGTGCCGCCGGTCGGGCCCGAGTCATGGCCGGGACCGGTTCCAACGCCACGAGCGAGGCGGTCCGCCTCACAAAGTTTGCCCAACGTGCCGGTGCTGACGGCGCCCTGCTCGTCGCCCCTTATTATAACCGGCCCAGTCAGGAGGGTCTGTACGCCCACTATGCCCGGATCTCCGAGGCGAGCGACCTGCCGCTGGTCCTCTACAACGTGCCGGGCCGGACGGCCCGGAACATCGAGCCGGCCACGGTCGAGCGGCTCTCCCGGGTCGCCCGAATCGTGGCCATCAAGGAGGCGAGCGGCTCGCTCGACCAGGTCAGCGAGATCCGCATGAGGACAGATCTGACGATCCTCTCCGGTGATGACAGCCTGACGCTGCCGATGCTGGCCGTCGGCGCCGGCGGTGTCGTCTCGGTGGCCGCGAACCTCGTCCCCCGGCAGGTGATGGCGATGATCGCTGCCTTCGAGCAGGGAGATCTGGAGGGAGCCCGTCGCCGCCACCTGGAGTTGTTCCCCCTCTGTCGCGACCTGCTCTCAATCGCCGCCAATCCCATCCCCGTCAAGGCCGCCATGGGGCTACTCGGCCGCATCGACGGCCGCATGAGACTGCCACTCTGCCCCCCCGACGAGGCTGGGCTCATGACGCTCCGCTCCTCCCTGCGTCGACACGGCCTGCTGGGCGACTGA
- a CDS encoding ATP-dependent helicase — MDLLSDLTAAQREAVTHVDGPLLVLAGAGSGKTRVITRRVAYLLGRGIPGRRILALTFTNKAAGEMRERITSLVPDHGVWVGTFHAICARLLREFGPRIGLDRGFTIYDQPDRLRVIKSVMEQLDLADSGVAPEKVEAAISRAKNDMLDPESFLARRGDGADHVSAVVGRVFKTYQLRLLESSAVDFDDLLVHVVSLLRGDRELRAKLDDRYRYVLVDEYQDTNVAQYAIVRALSVDSPNLCVTGDPDQSIYGWRGANLNNILEFEHDYPECKVVRLELNYRSTKNILRVADHLIRHNRRRKPKELTTGNPEGDPVELTTFASETDEAQSVASTIADLVREGEYSYGEVSVFVRVTALTRGLESALRSLSIPYQVVGGVSFYERIEVKDTLAYLSLLNNPKDNVAFLRAINAPPRGIGKVSLDRLLAFARGRGIPMLAASRDAASVAGLSPKARSGLRDFALLMDELGALSDHSAEEVTRRLMSLSGYRDYWANQPKGDGEDRVANLDELVSAARQFDLEHPEATVLDFLADVTLSSAVDRWKDEGGAVTLMTLHAAKGLEFPVVFIVGLEQGLLPHSRASESDAELEEERRLLFVGITRAQKELRLSHCRIREFRGQRSVAIPSLFLGELPEGPIVYRDRSGMDGETTLASRRIGPRPDSSRASRPAEPPAPSGSGFRLTTAASLGGGGRSASTVDGPGDDLAAFRPGVLVLHPQYGLGKITAIDGAGPNRKGRVAFAVGGERTFVLSKAPLRPVKGA; from the coding sequence ATGGACCTGCTCTCGGACCTCACGGCCGCTCAGCGCGAGGCCGTCACCCATGTCGACGGCCCCTTGCTCGTGCTCGCCGGCGCCGGCTCGGGGAAGACGCGGGTCATCACCCGACGGGTCGCGTACCTCCTGGGCCGGGGCATCCCGGGTCGAAGGATCCTCGCCCTCACCTTCACCAACAAGGCCGCCGGGGAGATGCGCGAGCGGATCACCTCGCTGGTCCCCGACCACGGCGTCTGGGTCGGAACGTTTCACGCCATCTGCGCCAGGCTGCTCCGCGAGTTCGGTCCCCGGATCGGCCTGGACCGCGGCTTCACGATCTACGACCAACCCGATCGCCTCCGTGTCATCAAGTCCGTGATGGAGCAACTCGACCTGGCCGACTCGGGAGTCGCCCCCGAGAAGGTCGAGGCCGCCATCAGCCGGGCGAAGAACGACATGCTCGACCCCGAGTCATTCCTCGCCAGACGAGGTGACGGCGCCGACCACGTCTCCGCCGTCGTCGGACGGGTGTTCAAAACATATCAGCTCCGCCTGCTCGAATCCTCGGCGGTCGACTTCGACGACCTGCTCGTCCACGTCGTCAGCCTGCTCCGGGGGGACCGGGAGCTTCGAGCGAAGCTCGACGACCGCTACCGATACGTGCTGGTCGACGAATACCAGGATACGAATGTCGCCCAGTACGCCATCGTCCGCGCCCTGTCGGTCGACTCGCCGAACCTTTGCGTCACCGGGGACCCGGATCAGTCGATCTACGGCTGGCGGGGTGCGAATCTGAACAATATCCTCGAATTCGAGCACGACTACCCGGAATGCAAGGTCGTCCGCCTGGAGCTGAACTACCGGAGCACCAAGAACATTCTCCGGGTGGCCGACCACCTCATCCGCCACAACCGACGCCGCAAGCCGAAAGAGTTGACCACCGGGAACCCCGAGGGAGATCCGGTCGAGTTGACCACCTTCGCCTCCGAGACCGACGAGGCCCAGTCCGTCGCCTCCACCATCGCCGACCTCGTCCGAGAAGGCGAGTATTCCTACGGCGAGGTCTCTGTCTTCGTCCGGGTGACCGCCCTGACCCGGGGCCTCGAATCGGCCCTCCGTTCCCTGTCGATCCCGTATCAAGTGGTCGGCGGCGTCTCCTTCTACGAGCGGATCGAGGTCAAGGATACGCTGGCATACCTCAGCCTCCTGAACAATCCGAAGGACAACGTGGCGTTCCTCCGGGCCATCAATGCACCTCCCCGGGGGATCGGCAAGGTCAGCCTCGACCGCCTGCTGGCCTTCGCCCGAGGACGCGGCATCCCGATGCTCGCTGCATCCCGGGATGCCGCGTCGGTCGCCGGCCTCTCCCCCAAGGCCCGCTCCGGCCTCAGGGACTTCGCCCTGTTGATGGACGAACTCGGGGCCCTCAGCGATCACTCGGCCGAGGAAGTCACGCGGAGGCTCATGAGCCTCAGTGGCTATCGCGACTACTGGGCCAATCAGCCCAAGGGGGACGGCGAGGACCGGGTCGCCAACCTCGACGAGCTCGTTTCCGCCGCCCGGCAATTCGACCTGGAGCACCCCGAGGCGACCGTGCTCGATTTCCTCGCCGACGTGACGCTCAGCTCCGCAGTCGACCGCTGGAAGGACGAGGGGGGCGCGGTCACCTTGATGACCCTCCATGCGGCGAAAGGGTTGGAATTCCCGGTCGTGTTCATCGTCGGGCTGGAGCAGGGGCTCCTTCCGCACTCCCGGGCCTCGGAGAGTGACGCCGAACTGGAGGAGGAACGACGCCTCCTGTTCGTCGGCATCACTCGGGCCCAGAAGGAATTGCGCCTGAGCCATTGCCGGATCCGTGAATTTCGGGGCCAACGGTCGGTCGCCATCCCCTCACTCTTCCTCGGTGAGCTTCCCGAGGGGCCGATCGTCTACAGGGACCGCTCCGGAATGGATGGGGAAACTACCCTGGCCTCCCGGCGTATCGGCCCCCGGCCCGACTCATCCCGGGCGTCCCGGCCCGCCGAACCGCCCGCTCCCTCTGGGTCGGGCTTCCGGCTGACGACCGCAGCCTCCCTGGGTGGAGGGGGGCGATCCGCTTCGACCGTCGACGGCCCGGGCGACGACCTCGCCGCGTTCCGGCCGGGGGTGCTCGTGCTCCACCCCCAGTATGGGCTCGGCAAGATCACCGCGATCGACGGTGCTGGCCCGAACCGCAAGGGACGCGTGGCCTTCGCCGTCGGGGGGGAACGTACCTTCGTGCTCTCGAAGGCCCCCCTGAGGCCGGTGAAGGGAGCCTGA
- a CDS encoding ArsR/SmtB family transcription factor, with the protein MARKSTKSAESSNGTAVAEILPPVSDQSVRELAQVFKLMSDETRLRILLYLARNGELHVTDLCNRLGQSQPAVSHHLALLRVSGLIESRREGKHNFYSVRADQFGELLTQLFSNSGRVPRKIKFHRFQLSVD; encoded by the coding sequence ATGGCACGAAAGAGCACGAAGTCCGCCGAGAGCAGTAACGGGACCGCGGTCGCCGAGATCCTGCCGCCCGTCTCCGACCAGTCGGTCCGTGAGCTGGCGCAGGTCTTCAAGCTGATGAGTGACGAGACTCGGCTGCGTATCTTGCTTTATCTGGCAAGGAACGGTGAGCTGCACGTCACCGACCTTTGCAACCGACTCGGCCAGAGCCAGCCGGCCGTCAGTCACCACCTGGCATTGCTCCGCGTCTCCGGCCTGATCGAGTCCCGTCGCGAGGGCAAGCACAACTTCTACAGCGTCCGCGCCGACCAGTTCGGCGAACTGCTGACTCAGCTCTTCTCCAATTCCGGCCGGGTCCCTCGGAAGATCAAGTTCCACCGCTTCCAGCTCAGCGTCGACTGA
- a CDS encoding LbetaH domain-containing protein: protein MAMQVADTATVDPKAELADEVEIGPYCVVGPGVRIGRGTRLIAHVCMLGPTRVGDRNVFAPFSVIGAEHGDAAHGGRVEIGDENAIREGSSIEAGSGPEGVTRIGSRNRLGPHVAIARDAWIDDEVSLGSGVRLGPMAGVEAFALVTAGVDVHPAATIGEHGFAGGPARICRDVPRYMLVDGSPSRVRCINLIGLRRRGFTRASIRALREAHRLLYRAKLDPNQAALRLVDHGMMTPEIIRLLESLHAQSSGRHGRARDARLRDGEEDRLVA, encoded by the coding sequence ATGGCGATGCAGGTCGCCGACACCGCCACCGTGGATCCGAAGGCTGAGTTGGCCGACGAGGTCGAGATCGGCCCGTATTGCGTCGTCGGCCCCGGCGTGCGGATCGGTCGGGGGACTCGGTTGATCGCCCACGTCTGCATGCTCGGTCCGACCCGGGTGGGCGATCGCAACGTGTTCGCGCCCTTCTCGGTCATCGGCGCGGAGCACGGAGACGCCGCGCACGGCGGCCGGGTCGAGATCGGCGACGAGAACGCGATCCGGGAAGGTTCGTCGATCGAGGCCGGGTCCGGGCCCGAGGGCGTGACCCGCATCGGCTCCCGAAATCGGCTGGGACCGCACGTCGCCATCGCTCGGGACGCCTGGATCGACGACGAGGTCTCGCTCGGGTCCGGTGTTCGGCTCGGGCCGATGGCCGGGGTCGAGGCGTTCGCCCTGGTGACGGCCGGGGTCGACGTCCATCCGGCGGCGACGATCGGCGAACATGGCTTCGCCGGGGGGCCGGCTCGGATCTGCCGGGACGTCCCGCGATACATGCTGGTCGACGGGTCCCCCTCCCGGGTCCGATGCATCAACCTCATCGGCCTGCGGCGTCGGGGCTTCACTCGGGCCTCGATCCGAGCCCTCAGGGAGGCGCACCGCTTGCTCTATCGGGCGAAACTCGACCCGAACCAGGCGGCGCTCCGGCTCGTCGACCACGGAATGATGACCCCCGAGATCATCCGACTCCTCGAATCGCTGCACGCCCAGAGCTCAGGCCGCCACGGCCGGGCCCGAGACGCCCGACTCCGGGACGGCGAGGAGGATCGCCTGGTCGCTTGA
- the acpS gene encoding holo-ACP synthase — protein MNILGIGTDIIEVPRIGKMIEQHGELFLRRVYTEREIRYCQGRKHALEHFAGRWAAKEAILKAIGTGWARGICWTDMEIRRDQMSGPKVLVRGGARDAAIQRGIGDIMVSISHCRTYATATAIAMSIEPGASLPPVDEG, from the coding sequence ATGAATATTTTGGGGATCGGCACCGACATCATCGAGGTGCCCCGCATCGGCAAAATGATCGAGCAACACGGCGAGCTGTTCCTGAGGCGGGTCTACACCGAGCGGGAGATCCGCTACTGCCAGGGGCGGAAGCATGCCCTGGAACACTTCGCCGGACGATGGGCGGCCAAGGAAGCCATTCTGAAGGCAATCGGGACGGGATGGGCCCGGGGCATCTGCTGGACGGACATGGAGATCCGCCGGGATCAGATGAGCGGGCCGAAAGTCCTGGTCCGGGGCGGTGCCCGAGACGCCGCCATTCAACGTGGGATCGGAGACATCATGGTCTCGATCTCGCATTGCCGGACCTATGCCACGGCCACGGCCATCGCCATGTCGATCGAGCCGGGGGCTTCGCTTCCGCCTGTCGACGAGGGTTGA
- the lpxC gene encoding UDP-3-O-acyl-N-acetylglucosamine deacetylase, translating to MTTRGSRPQRTLARAAEVRGIGYLLGSDVTVRFSPAPADSGITFVRSDLPGRPSVPALARFVEPRERRTALRRGEAVVEMVEHILSALSGLRIDNCIVELDAPETPGMDGSALAFSRAIAGAGVVEQDRPRMVLVIDRPVSVRDGKATVAAYPGAPDRLVISYQLDYGDGSPIPSQSYFAEPSPGRYLEEVAPARTFLLAAEAEALRASGIGSRTSEADLLIFGPDGPIGNDLRFPDECARHKLLDVIGDLALLGMDLAGHVVAHRSGHALNVELARALLSVESEAQDDAAGPSTVIGPTCDPPAMDINSILRLMPHRYPFLLLDRVLSIDHGRSLRALKNVTCNEPFFQGHWPGRPVMPGVMILEAMAQAAGILISHRFDPARHLAMIASIDDVKLRRQVVPGDQLLLEIDRFRARSKMAEARGVARVDDQVAAEARLRFAVLPTEQVAA from the coding sequence ATGACCACGAGAGGATCGCGACCCCAGCGGACCCTCGCCCGAGCGGCCGAGGTCCGGGGCATCGGCTACCTGCTCGGCTCGGACGTCACCGTCCGCTTCAGCCCGGCGCCGGCCGATTCGGGCATCACATTCGTCCGCTCCGACCTGCCCGGGCGTCCCTCGGTCCCCGCCCTCGCCCGGTTCGTCGAGCCAAGAGAACGCCGCACCGCCCTCCGGCGCGGCGAGGCTGTCGTCGAGATGGTCGAGCACATCCTCTCGGCGCTCTCCGGCCTTCGCATCGACAACTGCATCGTCGAACTCGACGCCCCTGAGACTCCGGGGATGGACGGTTCCGCGCTCGCTTTCTCCCGGGCGATCGCCGGGGCAGGGGTCGTCGAACAGGACCGCCCCCGCATGGTCCTCGTCATCGATCGACCCGTCAGCGTCCGCGATGGCAAGGCCACCGTCGCCGCGTATCCGGGAGCGCCGGACCGGCTGGTCATCTCCTATCAGCTTGATTACGGGGACGGCTCGCCGATCCCCTCGCAGAGTTATTTCGCCGAACCGTCCCCCGGCCGTTACCTCGAAGAGGTCGCCCCCGCCCGCACGTTCCTCCTCGCCGCCGAGGCGGAGGCCCTCCGCGCCTCCGGCATCGGGTCTCGCACCAGCGAGGCGGACCTGCTGATCTTCGGCCCCGACGGACCGATCGGCAACGACCTGCGCTTCCCCGACGAGTGCGCACGGCACAAGCTGCTCGACGTGATCGGCGACCTTGCCCTGCTCGGCATGGACCTCGCCGGCCACGTCGTCGCACACCGGTCGGGCCACGCCCTGAACGTCGAGCTAGCCCGGGCCCTCCTCTCGGTGGAGTCGGAGGCGCAGGACGACGCGGCCGGCCCGTCGACAGTAATTGGCCCGACCTGCGACCCTCCGGCGATGGACATCAACTCCATCCTCCGGTTGATGCCCCATCGCTATCCATTCCTGCTGCTCGACCGAGTCCTGTCGATTGACCATGGACGGTCACTCCGGGCGCTGAAGAACGTGACCTGCAACGAGCCGTTCTTCCAGGGGCACTGGCCCGGCAGGCCGGTGATGCCCGGGGTGATGATCCTGGAGGCGATGGCCCAGGCCGCCGGGATCCTGATCAGCCATCGATTCGACCCGGCCCGTCACCTCGCTATGATTGCCTCGATCGACGACGTGAAGTTGCGACGGCAGGTCGTCCCCGGCGACCAACTCCTGCTGGAGATCGACCGCTTTCGAGCCCGGTCCAAGATGGCCGAGGCCCGGGGCGTCGCCCGGGTCGACGACCAGGTCGCGGCCGAGGCCCGGCTGAGGTTCGCCGTGTTGCCCACGGAACAGGTCGCCGCCTGA